Proteins encoded together in one Amblyomma americanum isolate KBUSLIRL-KWMA chromosome 1, ASM5285725v1, whole genome shotgun sequence window:
- the LOC144114435 gene encoding uncharacterized protein LOC144114435 translates to MDIVKPPEPLQFSGNLRRNWHTFKQKLELFFTATPTTPPRSEAAKTAILLSAAGEEALDVYNNFSFEAEDGRSPGELLQGRRLRTSLPEYNEDSSVPVRKHCQSSRGKVLPPLKEGSSVRVHGDNWSRTATVIEKAAPRSYVVKTENQRLLRRNRQHLLHIPGSDESMQRDQDVDSLGK, encoded by the exons atggatattgtcaagcctccagagccgctacagttctccggaaacctacgaagaaactggcacacgttcaagcaaaaactggagcttttcttcacggctacgcccactacaccgcccagatcggaagccgccaagacggcaatccttctcagcgccgcgggtgaagaggctctcgacgtctataacaacttctccttcgaagcag aagatggccgctctccgggcgaactgctgcaaggccgacgcctccgcacttccctgcctgaatacaacgaggattccagtgtcccagtgcgaaagcattgccaatCTTCGAGGGGAAAGGTACTGCCACCTCTCAAAGAGGGCAGTTCAGTTCGTGTGCACGGCGACAACTGGTCACGCACAGCAACAGTAATCGAGAAAGCAGCACCGAGGTCGTACGTGGTGAAGACTGAGAACCAGCGGCTCTTGAGGCGAAACAGGCAACACTTGCTGCACATTCCCGGAAGCGATGAAAGTATGCAGAGAGATCAGGACGTCGACAGCCTGGGAAAATAG